A stretch of the Bacteroidota bacterium genome encodes the following:
- a CDS encoding nuclear transport factor 2 family protein yields the protein MKNLINLLTMTIMVIALPIASLAQENQENEKEAIKNVIVTAYVDGIFNEGNVNKIKAGWYPECDINIYNVLNDTCTKSKAFRFIPMFERNPVGLTPGTTYKIPMVHITGYAAIAIVEIYHKEKQIYTDYMNLYKFRDGWKIVTKTFYAFPK from the coding sequence ATGAAAAACTTAATCAACCTTTTAACAATGACCATCATGGTTATTGCATTACCTATTGCCTCACTTGCACAAGAAAATCAGGAAAATGAGAAAGAAGCCATCAAGAATGTTATCGTTACTGCATATGTCGATGGAATTTTTAACGAGGGGAATGTGAATAAGATTAAAGCCGGCTGGTATCCGGAGTGCGATATAAACATCTATAACGTACTGAATGATACTTGTACAAAATCAAAAGCTTTCAGGTTTATCCCAATGTTTGAAAGAAATCCTGTAGGGTTAACCCCGGGCACAACGTACAAAATACCTATGGTGCATATTACAGGATATGCTGCCATCGCAATTGTGGAAATATACCATAAAGAAAAGCAAATTTATACGGATTATATGAACCTGTACAAGTTTAGGGATGGATGGAAAATTGTAACCAAAACATTTTATGCATTTCCGAAATAG
- a CDS encoding CPBP family intramembrane metalloprotease codes for MKKFLVKADWWFYFILTYFLSWTIWILGDSLLPKDLTIITMLLGGFGPFGSAIIMVRFSNGKTGLKDWFKKTFNFRINYKWYIIGAIILPFVIAVTHHVIYLAIGGKSGLIFSYKWLFYFVAILPTALLTGGNEEPGWRGYITPVLMNRFNIYVVHLIVGFGWAIWHLPLYFLGNWDGGDQSFIWFILYCIPLSIILTWLYYNSKKSIIPVMLLHAGTNVVFRYFPMETHVFDFVKDEFTLIKTIVYFLMAIIILIISKGTLGYTSIQK; via the coding sequence ATGAAAAAATTTCTGGTCAAAGCCGACTGGTGGTTTTATTTTATCCTTACATATTTTTTAAGTTGGACTATTTGGATATTGGGGGATAGTTTATTGCCAAAAGATTTAACCATAATTACAATGCTTTTAGGAGGATTTGGTCCATTTGGTTCAGCGATAATCATGGTTAGGTTCAGTAATGGTAAAACAGGTCTAAAAGATTGGTTTAAAAAAACATTCAATTTCAGAATTAATTACAAATGGTATATAATAGGTGCTATTATTCTACCATTTGTAATTGCGGTTACGCATCATGTTATTTATTTAGCTATTGGAGGTAAATCAGGTTTGATTTTTAGCTATAAATGGTTATTTTACTTTGTTGCCATTCTACCAACAGCATTGCTAACTGGCGGAAATGAAGAACCAGGTTGGCGAGGATATATTACTCCTGTATTAATGAACCGTTTCAATATCTACGTTGTTCATTTAATTGTTGGATTTGGTTGGGCTATTTGGCATTTACCTCTTTACTTTCTTGGAAATTGGGATGGGGGTGACCAATCTTTTATTTGGTTCATTCTTTATTGCATTCCGCTATCAATAATATTAACTTGGCTTTACTACAATTCAAAGAAAAGCATTATTCCAGTGATGTTACTACATGCAGGAACAAACGTAGTATTTAGATATTTCCCAATGGAAACTCATGTTTTCGATTTCGTGAAGGATGAATTTACCTTAATAAAAACAATTGTTTATTTCCTTATGGCAATCATTATATTAATAATATCAAAGGGAACCCTTGGATATACAAGTATTCAAAAGTAA
- a CDS encoding prolyl oligopeptidase family serine peptidase: protein MKRNNLKMIIIGFLLILCSQLSLAQVGKVKLADGKHIPAELFFKQELKSDFTLSPNGKMLAYITHEENRHNLVVQTIENGNLLSVTSDSVSNFPAINGFSKRPYYWINDDQLVFCKDSLGNRRYKVFMADISKNVVKCLTDFANSNSSIITIHSGTENEILIASNKRDPRATDIYRLNVLTGSLELTFQDEGGLKMYFADNDGKIRIARTQMGIMKFNADKNKFDLAIPTTLNESFYPLDFSADNKSIYAYSNIGRERMAILEYNLELMKEVSVVCENPQYDIWSLEESNDVISETAQLNYSWEFKKPLYANYYSEKYELVFFDNETQKRFDAIKRILGDYEYKMISYSNDYNKILFRISSGGLKGAYYYFDYPAKKAELVWRLSNWLPEKNIAEVRNISFTSRDGLTMNGYLTVPSGLKLKRAPVIINAHGGPHLRDIPGYNDVNQFYANLGYVVMQINYRGSKGYGSDFEKMGYKQWGLKMQDDIIDGVNWLIKEGIADKERIAIYGYSSGGYNALAGLTFTPDLFACGISVSGNVNLFPYYKSIPKNYQEIFGDPVKDSIQFVNTSPLFHAANLVYPLMIVNGARDRGNPINEVDDFVSQLKKNGTEVEYLRFENAGHNIMNDLKLKIEVFKTAEAFFEKHLEKGK from the coding sequence ATGAAAAGGAATAATCTAAAAATGATCATCATTGGATTTCTTTTAATCCTGTGTTCTCAATTATCTTTAGCCCAAGTCGGTAAAGTAAAATTGGCTGATGGCAAGCACATCCCTGCCGAATTATTTTTTAAACAGGAATTAAAGTCAGATTTCACCCTATCTCCAAACGGCAAGATGCTGGCATATATCACGCATGAAGAAAATCGTCATAATCTTGTTGTACAGACCATTGAAAATGGTAATCTTTTATCGGTTACATCCGATTCTGTGTCAAATTTTCCTGCCATCAACGGGTTCAGTAAAAGACCATATTATTGGATAAATGATGATCAACTGGTTTTTTGTAAGGACAGTTTAGGGAACAGAAGATACAAAGTTTTTATGGCCGATATTTCAAAAAATGTTGTGAAATGTCTGACTGATTTCGCTAATTCAAATTCTTCAATCATCACGATTCATTCCGGAACCGAAAATGAAATATTAATTGCTTCCAATAAAAGAGATCCAAGAGCAACAGATATCTATCGTCTGAATGTATTAACCGGTAGCCTAGAGCTAACCTTCCAGGATGAAGGTGGGTTGAAGATGTATTTTGCAGATAATGATGGAAAAATCAGAATAGCAAGAACACAAATGGGTATCATGAAGTTTAATGCAGACAAAAATAAATTTGATCTGGCTATTCCAACAACCTTAAATGAGTCCTTTTATCCTTTAGACTTTTCGGCTGATAACAAGTCAATTTATGCTTATTCAAATATTGGAAGAGAGCGAATGGCCATCCTTGAATATAATCTTGAGCTGATGAAAGAAGTAAGTGTAGTTTGCGAAAACCCGCAATACGATATCTGGAGTTTAGAGGAAAGTAATGATGTAATTTCTGAAACTGCACAACTCAATTATTCATGGGAATTCAAAAAACCGCTTTATGCTAATTATTATAGCGAAAAATACGAGCTGGTCTTTTTTGATAATGAAACCCAAAAAAGGTTTGATGCCATAAAACGAATTTTGGGAGATTATGAATATAAAATGATTTCCTATTCAAACGATTATAATAAAATTTTATTCAGAATTAGCAGTGGGGGCTTAAAGGGTGCCTATTATTATTTTGATTATCCGGCAAAAAAGGCAGAGCTTGTCTGGAGGCTGAGCAATTGGTTGCCTGAAAAGAACATCGCTGAAGTAAGAAATATCAGTTTTACTTCAAGAGACGGATTGACAATGAACGGCTATCTTACGGTTCCGTCCGGCTTAAAACTCAAGAGAGCACCTGTGATCATAAATGCTCATGGTGGTCCTCACCTGAGGGATATCCCGGGATACAATGATGTAAACCAGTTTTATGCTAATCTGGGTTATGTTGTAATGCAGATCAATTACAGGGGTTCAAAAGGATATGGAAGCGATTTTGAGAAAATGGGCTATAAGCAATGGGGCCTAAAGATGCAGGATGATATCATTGATGGCGTAAACTGGCTGATCAAAGAAGGAATTGCCGACAAAGAGAGAATTGCGATTTATGGATATAGTTCAGGTGGCTACAATGCACTCGCCGGACTTACATTTACTCCTGATCTGTTCGCCTGCGGGATCAGCGTGAGCGGAAATGTAAATCTATTCCCTTATTACAAATCCATTCCTAAAAACTATCAGGAAATATTTGGCGATCCGGTAAAGGACAGTATTCAGTTTGTGAATACTTCCCCCTTATTCCATGCCGCAAATTTGGTATATCCATTAATGATTGTCAATGGTGCCAGAGACCGTGGAAACCCAATCAATGAAGTGGATGACTTTGTTTCGCAGCTCAAAAAGAATGGAACGGAGGTTGAATATCTTAGGTTCGAGAATGCAGGCCATAATATTATGAATGATTTGAAATTAAAAATCGAAGTTTTTAAGACTGCAGAGGCATTTTTTGAGAAACATTTAGAAAAGGGAAAATGA
- a CDS encoding CPBP family intramembrane metalloprotease codes for MNILAKIPRTWQRVGLFVVLTYVISTPFMFLAIINGSMNAAHGLYALGGMSSPSVAALITVLIFKKEVGSFGWHWGKWKYQIWSILIPFFYCLIGYSLVWLLGLGNLLPEKVVSRLVPLAISLTMGCIFALGEEIGWTGFLIPQVAKEYGFTTAAFTRGIVWSVWHYPMIIYGIYGNQSTPLWFNLFCFTIFLTGISFIFTWLRLKSGSLWTGMFIHASHNGFIQSFFTPITGTSLITGYFIGEFGVALTLISIVLAFLFWRKRTNLPTEVV; via the coding sequence ATGAATATTTTAGCTAAAATTCCAAGAACCTGGCAACGTGTTGGGTTGTTTGTTGTCCTAACTTATGTAATAAGCACTCCATTTATGTTTTTGGCAATAATAAATGGAAGTATGAATGCAGCGCATGGGCTATATGCTTTGGGTGGGATGTCTAGTCCTTCAGTTGCAGCGCTTATAACTGTACTTATATTCAAGAAAGAAGTTGGCAGCTTTGGTTGGCATTGGGGAAAATGGAAATATCAAATATGGAGCATTTTAATCCCATTTTTTTACTGTCTTATTGGGTACAGTCTTGTGTGGCTTCTTGGATTAGGCAATTTACTACCTGAAAAAGTTGTCTCTAGGCTTGTTCCTCTCGCAATTTCTTTAACAATGGGTTGTATATTTGCACTCGGTGAAGAAATTGGATGGACTGGATTTCTAATTCCACAAGTTGCGAAGGAATACGGATTTACCACAGCGGCTTTTACAAGAGGAATAGTATGGTCAGTGTGGCATTATCCGATGATTATTTATGGGATCTATGGCAATCAATCAACTCCATTATGGTTCAACCTGTTTTGCTTTACAATTTTTCTAACCGGGATTAGCTTCATATTCACATGGCTTCGATTGAAGTCAGGAAGTCTTTGGACTGGTATGTTTATCCATGCAAGCCACAACGGTTTTATTCAGTCATTCTTTACACCAATCACAGGTACCTCTTTAATTACGGGATATTTTATTGGCGAGTTTGGAGTAGCACTCACGTTAATATCTATAGTATTAGCATTTCTTTTCTGGAGAAAAAGAACCAATCTGCCAACTGAAGTAGTATAA
- a CDS encoding CocE/NonD family hydrolase yields MKKLLFLILIGLTIKLNLFSQQNGKINLAKALYDDIQNVGFEIAINKWDQLKSDTTHYLINVNELICLGNNLLKENKTIESLKIFDICTESFPNSYWAFYQAGRAYMTAGNFETAIELFKKSNVIKDWFVTQRFVYTLKNYTKTVVDIPMRDGIKLKTIIYSPKSTTEKFPFLLVRSPYGIGPYEKNTYRSLPGPMWSFVTEGYNFVFQDVRGKRMSEGEFVEVRPYNPEKKSNKDIDESTDAFDTFEWLLNNIPNNNGKIGMVGGSYHAFYSLMALLSKHPALVAVLSEAPITDWFIGDDFHRNGAFHLLQAVNFFKTNGVPRSNLISESPESILKYSSPDLYSFFLGVGPLKNWNEKYFNDRLPFWNEMMSHGNYDQFWKERNIRQYLRNINTAVLNVGGWYDAENLFGTLNAYKTIEKNSPDNKNTIVMGPWFHTDSSPFGEERYSEILVNKQTTRQFYDDSVIVPFFNYHLKGKGKLNYTEALTFDVGKLEWHQFQSWPPKNTYEKALYFSDNNKLSDVKNEVAKTSFDEYISDPKKPVPHSYKIENGWDSHFMITDQRFAARRPDVVCYETTILENDLTLLGEIDVELYVSTTGTDADWFVKIIDVYPCNEPDFKGISEKTHMGEYQSLVRMGVMRGKFRNGFENPEPFVPGKITKVKFKLNDVCYTFKKGHKLMVQVQSSCFPLFDINPQNFINIYDANEDDFHKSTHCIFRSVKYPSCIKFRVIND; encoded by the coding sequence ATGAAAAAATTACTATTCCTTATTCTTATTGGGCTAACAATAAAATTGAACTTGTTTTCTCAGCAAAACGGTAAAATTAATCTTGCAAAGGCCTTGTATGATGATATTCAGAATGTTGGATTTGAGATAGCAATTAATAAGTGGGATCAACTTAAATCAGATACAACCCATTATTTAATCAATGTTAATGAACTGATTTGTTTAGGTAATAATCTATTAAAAGAGAACAAAACAATTGAGTCTCTTAAAATATTTGATATTTGTACAGAATCCTTTCCAAATTCATATTGGGCATTTTATCAGGCTGGCAGAGCCTATATGACTGCAGGCAACTTCGAAACTGCAATTGAATTATTCAAAAAATCTAATGTAATTAAGGATTGGTTTGTAACTCAAAGATTCGTTTACACATTAAAAAATTACACAAAAACAGTTGTTGATATTCCCATGCGTGATGGAATTAAGCTGAAAACAATTATTTATAGTCCTAAAAGTACAACAGAAAAATTTCCTTTTCTGTTAGTAAGATCCCCTTATGGTATTGGGCCTTACGAAAAAAATACTTATAGAAGTTTGCCTGGACCAATGTGGTCTTTCGTTACAGAGGGCTACAACTTTGTTTTTCAAGATGTTCGCGGCAAAAGAATGTCGGAAGGCGAATTTGTTGAAGTCAGACCCTATAATCCTGAAAAGAAGTCAAATAAAGATATTGACGAAAGCACCGATGCCTTCGATACTTTTGAGTGGTTGCTAAATAATATTCCCAACAATAATGGAAAAATTGGTATGGTAGGCGGTTCATATCATGCATTTTACAGTCTGATGGCCTTGCTGTCGAAACATCCTGCATTGGTGGCCGTTTTGTCTGAAGCACCAATCACCGACTGGTTTATTGGTGATGATTTTCACCGGAATGGGGCATTTCATTTGTTACAAGCAGTTAATTTTTTTAAAACGAATGGCGTTCCTCGTTCAAATCTAATCTCTGAATCACCTGAAAGCATTTTAAAATATTCTTCACCTGATCTCTATTCATTTTTCTTAGGTGTTGGACCACTTAAGAATTGGAATGAAAAGTATTTTAACGATAGACTTCCATTCTGGAATGAAATGATGTCTCATGGCAACTATGATCAGTTTTGGAAAGAAAGAAACATCAGGCAATATCTCAGAAATATCAATACAGCCGTTTTGAATGTTGGGGGGTGGTATGATGCCGAAAATCTTTTTGGAACGCTAAATGCATATAAAACCATTGAAAAAAACAGTCCAGATAATAAAAATACAATAGTTATGGGGCCTTGGTTTCATACGGATTCTTCCCCGTTTGGCGAAGAAAGATATTCTGAGATTCTGGTTAACAAACAAACAACAAGGCAATTTTACGATGATTCAGTGATAGTGCCCTTTTTCAATTACCATCTGAAGGGAAAAGGGAAATTAAATTATACCGAAGCTCTAACATTTGATGTAGGTAAGTTAGAATGGCACCAATTTCAATCGTGGCCTCCAAAAAACACCTACGAAAAAGCATTATATTTCTCAGACAACAACAAACTTTCGGATGTGAAAAATGAAGTGGCTAAAACTAGCTTTGATGAGTATATAAGCGATCCTAAAAAGCCTGTTCCGCATAGCTATAAAATTGAAAATGGATGGGATTCGCACTTTATGATAACTGATCAACGATTTGCAGCGCGAAGACCAGATGTTGTTTGTTACGAAACAACAATACTTGAAAATGATCTGACTTTACTTGGTGAAATCGATGTTGAACTATACGTTTCGACAACAGGAACTGATGCCGACTGGTTTGTGAAAATTATTGACGTATACCCTTGTAATGAACCAGATTTCAAAGGAATTTCTGAAAAAACTCATATGGGAGAATACCAATCATTAGTTCGTATGGGAGTTATGCGGGGAAAGTTCAGGAATGGTTTTGAGAATCCTGAGCCATTTGTTCCAGGAAAAATAACAAAAGTGAAATTTAAACTCAACGATGTCTGCTATACTTTCAAAAAAGGACATAAACTAATGGTTCAAGTTCAAAGTTCATGTTTTCCATTGTTTGATATTAACCCACAAAACTTTATTAATATTTATGATGCTAACGAAGATGATTTTCATAAATCCACGCATTGTATTTTTCGTTCTGTTAAGTATCCATCTTGTATAAAATTTCGGGTTATTAATGATTAG
- a CDS encoding ankyrin repeat domain-containing protein, with the protein MKTQKIFFLFAVLLIFVINTQAQEIFDAIRNGDLTKVKELVEKDPQLVSIRNARQSTPLHVAAAYDNDEIASYLIDKGSDINLPNGNFYSPLMFAGIKVTKLLIEKGADINYKSQFGWSAMAEALSRGRIEVAEYLIESGFNIPDPKTTEGTNLLIAALKVGCVDYFEKCLLFGLNPTFESEAKSNLIHFAAESNSTELVAKLIEFGVLADKTNIYGWNPLHIAAYNGNKSIVDLLIKKGIDKNIRTTTGKTAYNLSSESRMTSVVNYLDSIGADKSPQQFPVIKGDYLGQDKPGKKAVPFAPGILAAQYNYHSSIAFTPDGNELYGKSMVPMSFLFSKKIDGKWTIPDTLTNMNYSDVPFISPNGKTFYYLSMQLVQGQPPIELIYAMDKTNTGWSEPYPLPEIINSIPGIHWQSSVDKNGNLYFGARQNGTVSSRIYCSEFKNGTYTEPKIIDNLKEVEAHSPFIAPDGSYLIISTLKELQILFRKKDGSWTKEKSLTDIIGCEGHCPIVTHDGKYMFFVHNIGDKFIPYWVSAKFIEELRPKE; encoded by the coding sequence ATGAAAACACAAAAAATATTTTTTTTATTCGCTGTGCTGTTAATTTTTGTTATCAACACCCAAGCCCAGGAAATATTCGATGCCATTCGCAATGGCGACCTTACAAAGGTTAAAGAACTTGTCGAAAAAGACCCCCAACTTGTTTCAATCAGAAATGCTCGTCAGTCAACTCCTCTGCATGTTGCAGCAGCATATGATAATGATGAGATTGCTAGTTATTTAATAGACAAAGGTTCGGACATTAATCTCCCAAATGGAAATTTTTACTCCCCACTAATGTTTGCAGGAATTAAAGTTACAAAACTGCTTATTGAAAAAGGTGCTGATATTAACTACAAGTCACAATTTGGCTGGTCGGCAATGGCTGAAGCATTGTCGAGAGGTAGAATTGAAGTTGCAGAATATCTGATCGAAAGTGGGTTTAATATCCCTGATCCAAAGACTACAGAAGGTACAAATTTGCTAATTGCGGCTCTTAAAGTGGGATGTGTCGACTATTTTGAGAAATGTTTGCTGTTTGGATTAAACCCCACTTTTGAAAGCGAAGCCAAAAGTAACCTTATTCATTTTGCCGCCGAAAGCAATTCAACTGAATTGGTCGCAAAATTGATTGAATTCGGGGTCCTTGCAGATAAAACAAATATTTATGGTTGGAATCCTCTTCATATTGCAGCATATAATGGCAATAAATCTATTGTTGATCTGCTTATTAAAAAAGGGATAGATAAAAATATAAGAACAACGACAGGAAAAACCGCTTATAATCTTTCAAGTGAATCAAGGATGACATCCGTTGTTAATTACCTTGATTCAATTGGAGCAGATAAAAGTCCGCAGCAGTTTCCGGTAATTAAAGGCGATTATCTTGGACAGGATAAACCCGGTAAAAAGGCAGTTCCTTTTGCTCCCGGAATTCTGGCTGCTCAGTACAATTACCATAGTTCCATTGCATTTACTCCGGATGGAAATGAACTTTACGGGAAATCAATGGTGCCAATGAGCTTTTTGTTTTCTAAAAAAATTGATGGTAAATGGACAATTCCCGATACGCTCACAAACATGAACTATAGTGATGTACCATTCATTTCTCCAAATGGGAAGACATTTTATTATCTTTCTATGCAGCTGGTTCAAGGACAGCCTCCTATAGAATTAATTTATGCAATGGACAAAACGAATACAGGTTGGTCCGAACCATATCCTTTACCCGAAATAATCAACTCTATTCCTGGGATACACTGGCAGTCGTCTGTTGATAAAAATGGCAATTTATACTTTGGTGCCAGACAAAATGGAACTGTATCCTCAAGAATATACTGTTCTGAGTTCAAGAATGGCACATATACTGAACCCAAAATAATAGATAACCTGAAAGAAGTAGAAGCTCATTCACCATTTATTGCACCTGATGGCAGCTATTTAATTATCTCAACTTTAAAAGAATTACAGATCTTATTCAGGAAAAAAGATGGTAGTTGGACAAAAGAGAAGAGTTTAACGGATATTATTGGATGTGAAGGTCATTGCCCAATTGTAACGCATGATGGAAAATATATGTTTTTCGTTCATAATATCGGCGATAAATTTATTCCTTATTGGGTGTCTGCAAAATTTATTGAGGAGTTAAGACCGAAGGAATGA
- a CDS encoding nuclear transport factor 2 family protein, with product MKVEKNMLISLLLVMLFAYSCNNLTPTVEINKSAEIGLIEKAIHGAIGWAKDKDFELLYGIIANDSNYLEVGPGVRITLGFNEFKKAETFWGSPDFKAISYEIRDLKISVSQSGTVAWYYCVLDDVNEWKGQPASWMNARWTGVLEKRDGRWVIVQMHFSFAQK from the coding sequence ATGAAAGTTGAAAAAAATATGCTGATCAGCTTATTGCTTGTGATGCTTTTTGCTTATTCCTGCAATAATTTAACACCCACTGTTGAAATCAACAAATCAGCCGAAATTGGGCTAATTGAAAAAGCCATTCATGGAGCCATTGGTTGGGCAAAGGATAAAGATTTTGAATTGCTCTATGGCATCATTGCAAATGATTCAAATTATTTGGAAGTTGGTCCTGGTGTGAGAATTACCCTAGGATTTAACGAGTTTAAAAAAGCAGAAACGTTTTGGGGCAGCCCAGATTTTAAAGCAATCAGTTATGAAATCAGGGATTTGAAGATATCTGTTTCTCAGTCTGGTACAGTTGCCTGGTACTATTGTGTCCTTGATGATGTGAACGAATGGAAGGGACAACCGGCAAGCTGGATGAATGCCCGTTGGACAGGCGTTCTGGAAAAGAGAGATGGGCGATGGGTCATTGTTCAGATGCATTTTTCATTTGCACAGAAGTGA
- a CDS encoding histidine kinase, producing the protein MKTKRFGILHFSNYKYIYYHALYWTLNVLFFTLIFWSNNNYTDFLDMLHENAAFLPGGMLFTYFSVNYLIPKYFFKNKIRSYIFLQLLVLLVYPFFSNAIVTFYVSPIIHDTHTSYNFYNEFLSILLILIFDIVPLAGVKFLKQLRITAVQSEMNKNEKLETELKLREAELKLLKGQIHPHFLFNTLNNLYSLSIQKSEKTSEVIIKVADLLNYIIYDCRSERVSLEKELEFINSYIELEKLRYDESLKLNVSISGDFHGKFIAPMILHSFIENSFKHGASKTTGNTWIDISMKVDGRNLNFKVKNSKPNEAELSNSGIGIENTKKRLELIYPERHLLVIEERIDSYSVTLEIQL; encoded by the coding sequence ATGAAAACTAAAAGGTTCGGTATACTTCATTTTTCTAATTATAAATACATATACTATCATGCGTTATACTGGACATTAAATGTTTTATTTTTTACCCTGATATTTTGGTCAAATAATAATTACACAGATTTTCTGGACATGCTGCATGAGAATGCTGCCTTTCTGCCAGGTGGAATGCTTTTTACCTATTTTAGTGTCAACTACCTGATTCCCAAATATTTTTTCAAGAATAAAATCAGAAGCTATATTTTCCTGCAACTATTGGTATTACTTGTCTATCCGTTTTTCTCAAATGCCATCGTAACTTTTTATGTGTCACCCATTATTCATGACACACATACTTCTTACAATTTTTATAATGAATTCCTGTCAATTTTGTTAATCCTTATATTCGACATTGTTCCTTTAGCAGGAGTAAAATTTTTAAAACAACTTAGGATTACAGCAGTCCAGAGTGAAATGAATAAAAATGAAAAACTAGAGACTGAACTTAAGCTTCGTGAAGCAGAACTTAAACTTCTCAAGGGTCAGATTCATCCTCACTTTTTATTTAATACATTGAATAATTTATATTCTCTTTCCATTCAAAAATCTGAAAAAACATCTGAAGTTATCATTAAAGTAGCTGATTTGTTAAATTATATTATTTATGATTGCAGGAGCGAGAGGGTATCATTGGAAAAGGAATTGGAATTTATCAATAGTTATATTGAACTCGAAAAATTAAGATATGATGAAAGTTTAAAATTAAATGTATCCATCTCTGGAGATTTTCATGGTAAATTCATAGCACCCATGATCCTGCATTCCTTTATAGAGAATAGCTTTAAACATGGTGCCAGCAAAACCACCGGTAACACCTGGATTGATATATCTATGAAAGTTGATGGAAGAAATCTTAATTTTAAGGTAAAAAACAGTAAGCCAAACGAAGCAGAACTATCTAATTCAGGAATTGGCATTGAAAATACAAAGAAAAGGCTCGAACTTATCTATCCTGAAAGACATCTTTTGGTAATAGAAGAAAGAATTGACAGT